In Paenibacillus segetis, a single genomic region encodes these proteins:
- a CDS encoding MATE family efflux transporter — protein sequence MKHKENKLSLFALTWPIFVEMLLGMLMGNIDTFMLSHYSDQAVASVGVANQILFFINLMFNVVSAGTSIIIAQNLGAGREKTATEVASVAIVLNMVFGVMVSGLLLFGGKFIFQLMNIPEELAPQASTYLLITGGFVFLEAVRLTMSTIIRSYGLTRLTMYVALGINVIHLGGNYVVLYGTFDYPFTGISGVAISTVFSRLIGLVLLLILLRVKTDFNWKLNKLRFATIKTHASALLKIGIPTAGESFFSTLAQICITSFIALLGTQALSAKIYAQNIGMFNNLFTISLALATEILIGRFIGAKLFDDAYKKGKRYLRSAVILSAGSALLIALCSRFLIGLFTDNEVIINQAVHLLWLAVLLESGRSGNLILINALRAAGDVKVPVYISVSSVWIISVSLSYVLGVYFGLGMVGVYVAFICDEWIKTLLLRNRWRSRRWEQIDLIGREAVRGQIPF from the coding sequence ATGAAGCATAAGGAGAATAAGCTGTCATTGTTTGCGTTGACTTGGCCGATCTTTGTTGAAATGCTCTTAGGAATGCTTATGGGCAATATCGATACGTTTATGTTAAGTCATTATTCTGATCAGGCTGTGGCTTCAGTAGGAGTAGCAAATCAAATATTATTTTTTATAAATTTAATGTTTAATGTCGTGTCAGCAGGTACGAGTATAATTATCGCTCAGAATTTAGGGGCAGGAAGGGAGAAGACAGCAACGGAGGTAGCTTCAGTAGCCATTGTTCTTAATATGGTGTTCGGAGTAATGGTCAGTGGACTACTGCTTTTCGGTGGTAAGTTCATATTTCAACTGATGAATATCCCGGAAGAACTAGCTCCTCAAGCATCTACCTATTTATTGATTACCGGTGGATTTGTGTTCCTAGAAGCTGTGAGGTTAACAATGTCGACCATTATCCGAAGCTATGGATTAACAAGATTGACAATGTATGTTGCCCTAGGTATTAATGTGATTCATTTGGGCGGGAATTATGTCGTTTTATATGGCACCTTTGATTATCCATTTACGGGGATTTCGGGTGTAGCCATCTCCACAGTGTTCTCACGATTGATTGGTTTGGTCCTACTCCTCATCTTGCTTAGGGTCAAAACTGATTTTAATTGGAAGCTGAATAAGCTAAGATTCGCCACAATTAAAACTCATGCTTCAGCATTACTTAAAATTGGGATTCCTACGGCAGGGGAGAGTTTCTTCTCTACCTTGGCTCAGATATGTATTACTTCATTTATTGCTCTCTTAGGTACTCAAGCGCTATCCGCTAAAATTTATGCTCAGAACATCGGAATGTTCAACAATCTATTCACAATCTCTCTTGCTCTGGCCACAGAAATATTAATTGGACGATTCATTGGCGCCAAATTGTTCGATGATGCTTACAAAAAGGGCAAAAGGTATCTTAGATCTGCCGTAATATTGTCAGCTGGTTCCGCGCTACTTATTGCTCTTTGTTCGAGGTTTTTAATTGGATTATTTACGGATAATGAGGTGATTATAAATCAAGCGGTGCATTTATTATGGCTGGCAGTCTTATTGGAATCGGGAAGATCGGGAAATCTAATTCTTATCAATGCACTTCGCGCAGCAGGCGATGTAAAGGTCCCTGTCTATATAAGTGTGTCATCGGTTTGGATCATCAGTGTTTCATTATCATATGTACTCGGAGTGTATTTCGGATTAGGTATGGTGGGAGTATATGTTGCTTTTATATGTGATGAATGGATTAAAACTTTGCTATTAAGAAATCGATGGAGATCACGGCGCTGGGAGCAAATCGATTTAATTGGACGTGAAGCAGTAAGAGGACAAATTCCCTTTTGA
- a CDS encoding NfeD family protein, with protein sequence MHAWVIWLIAAGILLVFEMMTLTFYLLWLSLGAAVAAIIALIAPEGILLQVSVGCLVALVLTFFSKPLVKRLRASKGFQDIGTELVGKQGVVVEPIEPGQFGIVKIGGDTWSATSFEALRKDELVRVMKRGSTIIEVQRWEEII encoded by the coding sequence ATGCATGCATGGGTAATTTGGTTGATTGCCGCAGGAATCTTGTTAGTGTTTGAAATGATGACGCTAACATTCTACCTACTCTGGTTGAGTCTGGGAGCAGCGGTTGCAGCAATTATCGCACTAATTGCTCCAGAGGGAATCCTGTTGCAAGTGTCTGTCGGTTGTTTGGTTGCATTGGTCCTGACCTTTTTTTCCAAGCCGCTCGTCAAACGATTGCGCGCATCAAAAGGATTTCAGGATATCGGTACCGAATTAGTAGGGAAGCAGGGAGTAGTTGTCGAACCAATCGAACCAGGCCAATTTGGTATTGTGAAGATTGGGGGAGATACGTGGAGCGCTACGTCATTTGAGGCTCTGCGTAAGGATGAATTAGTCCGTGTAATGAAACGAGGCAGTACCATTATCGAAGTGCAAAGATGGGAGGAAATTATTTAA
- a CDS encoding SPFH domain-containing protein: MQWAIIVIVLLVVVVFISLTVKVVPQQRVGVVERLGKFHRLLTPGLNILIPVIDQVRINHDLRIQQANVPPQTVITKDNVQVQIDTIIFYQVVGPEQATYGISDYVYGVRNISTATMRQIIGKLELDETLSGREKISTEIRVALDEATEKWGVRIERVEVIDIKPPLDIQESMDKQMKAERNKRAIVLEAEAAKQDMILRAEGDKQSKILKAEGDKEARIREAEGLRQAQELEALGEAAAIKSVAEAEKARIEFLATSGLTEEILAYRSFEALTEVAKGPANKVFIPSNAIETLGSLGAIAEVFKSGKDLKK, from the coding sequence ATGCAATGGGCAATTATTGTTATCGTTCTTTTAGTAGTTGTTGTATTTATCTCGCTTACTGTTAAAGTCGTACCACAACAGCGGGTAGGGGTTGTAGAACGGCTTGGTAAGTTCCACCGTTTGCTGACACCAGGTCTTAACATTTTGATTCCAGTGATCGATCAGGTGCGTATTAATCATGATTTGCGGATCCAACAAGCAAATGTACCTCCACAAACCGTAATCACGAAAGATAACGTTCAAGTACAAATTGATACGATTATTTTCTATCAAGTAGTAGGTCCAGAACAAGCTACTTATGGTATTTCCGATTATGTATACGGTGTAAGAAACATTTCAACGGCTACAATGCGTCAAATTATCGGTAAGCTGGAACTGGATGAAACATTGTCCGGTCGGGAAAAGATCTCCACTGAGATCCGGGTTGCCCTGGATGAAGCAACTGAGAAGTGGGGCGTAAGAATTGAGCGGGTTGAGGTTATCGACATTAAGCCACCGCTTGATATCCAAGAATCGATGGATAAACAAATGAAAGCTGAACGGAATAAACGGGCTATCGTTCTAGAAGCTGAAGCTGCTAAACAGGATATGATTCTGCGTGCAGAAGGGGATAAGCAAAGTAAGATCCTCAAGGCGGAAGGTGATAAAGAAGCTCGTATTCGTGAAGCAGAAGGTTTACGTCAAGCGCAGGAATTGGAAGCACTCGGGGAAGCAGCAGCTATTAAGTCGGTTGCCGAAGCTGAGAAAGCACGGATTGAGTTCTTGGCAACTTCCGGTTTGACTGAGGAAATCTTAGCTTACCGTTCCTTCGAAGCTCTAACTGAAGTAGCAAAAGGTCCTGCTAATAAAGTCTTTATTCCTTCGAATGCGATTGAGACTCTTGGTAGCTTGGGAGCGATTGCTGAAGTGTTCAAGTCAGGTAAAGACTTGAAGAAATAA
- a CDS encoding PspA/IM30 family protein, whose product MNLFDRLSNLTKATLHEVLNKVEDPIMMTGQYLRNLEEDISTAEGMLKQQKMTVSTLERKAKDAEEDAKKSELNALTALQAGNESLAHQSAAGKIHFEEQAAKYAAEAEEVRSNIVELEIRLQEGKEEYTRLKEKQSELAARARKAKERAQAVRPNFSRGIESGDAARGFQRMEEKILEWEAGAEVSSQPFTTSNNVSSAPVEDDSAVREEIQRLKNKLSSK is encoded by the coding sequence ATGAACCTATTCGACAGACTATCTAACTTAACGAAAGCTACACTCCACGAGGTATTGAACAAAGTCGAGGATCCAATCATGATGACAGGACAGTACTTACGTAATCTGGAAGAAGATATATCAACAGCGGAAGGCATGCTCAAACAGCAAAAAATGACGGTTAGCACACTAGAACGAAAAGCTAAAGACGCTGAGGAAGATGCGAAGAAAAGTGAACTTAATGCCCTAACTGCTCTACAAGCAGGAAATGAAAGTCTGGCTCACCAATCTGCTGCCGGTAAAATCCACTTCGAAGAGCAAGCAGCTAAATATGCAGCTGAAGCAGAGGAAGTTCGTAGCAACATTGTTGAACTAGAAATTCGCCTGCAAGAAGGCAAAGAGGAATATACTCGTCTGAAAGAAAAGCAAAGCGAATTGGCTGCTAGAGCTCGCAAAGCGAAGGAACGGGCACAAGCTGTACGCCCAAACTTCAGCCGCGGCATTGAAAGTGGAGATGCAGCTAGAGGATTCCAACGAATGGAAGAAAAGATTCTGGAGTGGGAAGCTGGCGCTGAGGTTTCCAGTCAACCATTTACGACTAGCAATAACGTTAGCTCCGCACCTGTAGAAGATGACTCGGCAGTTCGTGAAGAAATCCAGCGGTTAAAAAACAAATTGTCCTCGAAGTAA
- a CDS encoding PspC domain-containing protein, producing MKKLYRSVTNKQISGLCGGIAEWLGIDPTVVRLVAVVAVMFSFGTVVALYLIASLIVPKEPTYGFGPDDQFSSY from the coding sequence ATGAAAAAATTATATCGTTCTGTAACAAACAAGCAAATTAGTGGTTTATGCGGTGGAATTGCTGAGTGGTTAGGGATCGACCCGACGGTTGTACGTTTAGTCGCTGTAGTTGCGGTGATGTTCAGCTTCGGAACGGTAGTGGCCTTGTACCTGATCGCAAGTCTCATCGTGCCGAAAGAACCAACTTATGGCTTCGGACCCGATGATCAATTCTCAAGCTATTAA
- a CDS encoding flavodoxin family protein, with protein MSIAVLHGSTRDGGNTEGLAQLVLDGIPHTEIKLRDKKILPIHDQRHDEGGFDAVDDDYDEIIREVLKHDVLVFTSPVYWYGISGTLKNFIDRWSQSLRDSSYDFKGTIAQKKAYVIVVGGDNPRIKALPLILQLKHTFDFVGLGFEGYIIGKASKPGDIVNDSRAAVEAAWLNDELKAQV; from the coding sequence ATGAGTATTGCAGTTTTACACGGCAGCACAAGAGACGGTGGGAACACCGAAGGGTTAGCACAATTAGTTCTGGATGGAATTCCTCATACCGAGATTAAACTTAGAGATAAAAAGATATTACCGATCCACGATCAAAGACATGATGAGGGTGGCTTTGATGCGGTAGATGACGATTACGATGAGATTATTAGGGAAGTGTTGAAACACGATGTTCTTGTGTTTACTTCTCCAGTGTATTGGTACGGGATTTCAGGGACTTTGAAAAATTTTATCGATCGATGGTCACAAAGTCTGCGTGATTCAAGTTACGATTTTAAAGGGACGATTGCTCAGAAAAAGGCATACGTCATTGTTGTTGGGGGAGATAATCCGAGAATCAAAGCATTACCATTAATTCTACAACTCAAACATACATTTGATTTTGTTGGTCTTGGTTTTGAGGGCTACATTATTGGTAAGGCCAGTAAGCCAGGGGATATTGTAAATGACTCTAGAGCTGCAGTGGAAGCTGCTTGGCTAAATGACGAGCTGAAAGCTCAGGTATAA
- a CDS encoding glycerophosphodiester phosphodiesterase, with protein MTQIINFAHRGAAGLYPENTIISFTRALELGATGIETDVQMTKDGHLILIHDENLHRTAGVAAWVKDLTLEEIKSHEVGSWFHEDYRGEQIPTLEELLTLVKPGEAIINLELKNGVVMYPEIERKVIEMVQRYELSERVIISSFNHYSLVECKKIAPEIRTGILYMEGLYEPWDYAKRIGADALHAYKYAVIPELVAAAKEQGVVYHPFTVNEQSEMKALIQLGVAGIITDYPDRLAEILLAQGV; from the coding sequence TTGACTCAAATCATTAACTTTGCGCATCGCGGCGCTGCAGGACTTTATCCGGAGAACACGATTATTTCTTTTACCCGCGCTTTGGAGCTTGGGGCAACGGGGATTGAAACCGATGTACAAATGACGAAGGATGGTCATCTTATATTGATTCATGATGAAAATCTGCACCGTACGGCTGGTGTAGCAGCTTGGGTGAAGGATCTGACATTAGAGGAAATCAAGTCTCATGAGGTTGGTTCTTGGTTTCATGAGGACTACAGGGGAGAGCAAATTCCTACACTAGAGGAGCTTCTTACGCTTGTGAAGCCGGGTGAGGCTATCATCAACCTGGAACTGAAAAATGGTGTCGTCATGTATCCGGAAATCGAGCGAAAAGTCATTGAGATGGTGCAGCGATATGAATTATCGGAACGCGTAATTATCTCTAGCTTCAATCATTATTCCTTGGTGGAGTGCAAGAAAATAGCACCGGAAATTCGTACAGGCATTTTGTACATGGAAGGGCTGTATGAGCCATGGGATTATGCAAAACGGATTGGCGCAGATGCATTGCATGCATACAAGTATGCAGTGATTCCAGAACTTGTTGCAGCAGCTAAGGAGCAGGGTGTCGTGTATCATCCGTTTACAGTTAATGAACAAAGTGAGATGAAAGCACTCATTCAATTAGGTGTTGCAGGTATTATTACCGATTATCCGGATCGGTTGGCAGAAATATTATTAGCACAGGGAGTGTGA
- a CDS encoding SLC45 family MFS transporter codes for MKKTWLLGLGFFSISITWALYNAFVPLFLDNYLKSTAMIGFMMTIDNYFAMFLQPWIGHRSDKTNTKYGRRMPYLLIGMPLGAVFATMIPLHTGFLTLVIFMVLMNLSMSLFRSPTVALMPDITPDHLRTKANGVINFMGGLGSVLAFGIGSKLYGVGSYLPFLSAGIVMLISMIVLKATIKEPITLGGGIGVSSEAKPKNPVRIKDQLDKTTVLILAAIFFWFVAYQGVEALFTLYGKNQLGMSDSAASFSLTFFSLAFLIFALPSGWLGAKFGKKKIISIGVVGLVVIFGSLIFIESVLLLRVFLIIGGIFWACININSYPWIVSTGKEESIGTRTGIYYFVSSLAAITSPPLLGWLIDSFGYSALFISASAGMLLAFLCLLGIAPEKAKNTSGPGNSLPLGAK; via the coding sequence GTGAAGAAGACTTGGCTGCTTGGTCTTGGTTTTTTTAGCATCAGTATAACTTGGGCATTATACAATGCGTTTGTTCCATTATTTCTGGACAACTATTTGAAGAGTACTGCAATGATCGGGTTTATGATGACGATTGATAATTACTTTGCCATGTTCTTGCAGCCATGGATTGGGCATCGTAGTGACAAGACGAATACCAAATACGGACGGCGTATGCCTTATTTGTTGATTGGTATGCCACTTGGCGCAGTCTTTGCCACCATGATTCCCTTACATACGGGTTTTCTTACGTTAGTCATATTTATGGTTCTGATGAACTTGTCCATGAGCTTATTCCGCTCTCCGACGGTTGCTCTGATGCCTGACATTACACCGGACCACTTACGAACGAAGGCTAATGGAGTCATTAATTTTATGGGCGGACTTGGCTCCGTGCTTGCTTTTGGTATCGGTTCTAAATTGTATGGTGTGGGGTCGTATCTTCCGTTTCTAAGTGCAGGAATTGTGATGTTGATCTCCATGATTGTGCTAAAAGCGACGATCAAGGAACCGATAACTCTGGGTGGTGGAATCGGTGTCTCCTCAGAAGCAAAACCCAAAAATCCAGTACGAATAAAAGACCAACTGGACAAGACCACAGTATTAATACTAGCAGCCATCTTCTTCTGGTTTGTTGCCTATCAGGGGGTTGAAGCTCTCTTTACCTTATATGGTAAAAATCAATTAGGAATGTCGGATAGCGCGGCTTCCTTCTCGTTGACCTTTTTCTCTCTTGCTTTCCTTATCTTTGCATTACCTAGTGGTTGGCTGGGGGCTAAGTTTGGGAAGAAAAAAATTATCTCGATCGGTGTTGTTGGCCTAGTCGTGATCTTCGGCTCGCTAATATTCATCGAATCGGTCCTATTGCTACGGGTGTTTCTTATTATTGGCGGGATCTTCTGGGCATGTATCAATATTAATTCGTACCCGTGGATTGTATCGACAGGCAAAGAGGAGAGTATCGGTACGCGGACGGGAATCTATTATTTCGTATCCTCTCTTGCAGCGATCACATCTCCGCCGCTGCTCGGTTGGTTGATTGATTCCTTTGGATATTCAGCGCTCTTTATTAGCGCCTCAGCTGGTATGTTACTAGCCTTCTTGTGTTTGCTCGGGATCGCACCTGAGAAGGCAAAGAATACAAGTGGCCCTGGAAATTCTCTACCGTTAGGGGCAAAATAA
- a CDS encoding YcnI family copper-binding membrane protein, which produces MKTFKNRLSILSLITLTGLLLFSGIASAHVTVKPGVSSPGAWETYSIKIPVEKDIPTVKISLKIPSGLEFKQYRPVPDWKVELVKDETGLVTTVTWETEGEGIQPEQFQEFEFVAKNPSDEMNLAWDAYQYYSDGSIVEWTGEENADKPHSITKVTTQAVVEATDGHDHDGEHTSDSGIVASPNEGAEAAQNGSSTANILSTVLSGLALLVSIIALWISLRSTKKSS; this is translated from the coding sequence ATGAAAACCTTCAAAAACCGCCTTAGCATTCTTAGCTTAATTACACTAACCGGACTGTTATTATTCTCGGGTATAGCAAGTGCCCATGTTACGGTGAAACCTGGGGTTTCTTCTCCAGGCGCATGGGAAACTTACAGCATCAAAATTCCTGTCGAGAAAGATATCCCAACCGTTAAAATTTCGCTTAAAATACCAAGCGGTTTAGAGTTCAAACAGTACCGTCCCGTTCCCGATTGGAAAGTCGAGCTAGTCAAGGATGAGACCGGATTGGTAACAACAGTTACATGGGAAACTGAAGGCGAAGGCATCCAGCCTGAACAATTTCAGGAGTTTGAATTCGTAGCGAAGAATCCCAGCGATGAAATGAACCTTGCTTGGGATGCATACCAATATTATAGCGACGGTAGCATTGTAGAATGGACCGGTGAAGAGAACGCCGACAAACCTCACTCGATTACGAAGGTGACGACACAAGCTGTTGTAGAAGCTACAGACGGACATGACCACGACGGTGAACACACATCCGATAGCGGAATTGTTGCAAGCCCAAATGAAGGTGCTGAAGCAGCTCAAAACGGTTCGTCAACAGCAAACATATTGAGCACCGTTCTATCAGGATTAGCATTGCTTGTCTCCATTATTGCACTTTGGATTTCTCTGCGTTCCACTAAGAAGTCATCCTAA